The proteins below come from a single Micromonospora citrea genomic window:
- the grpE gene encoding nucleotide exchange factor GrpE, with product MTEKPRAADPGATGSTPGGSAPAEQAGDGPRVVIRNNRKISETSEPDAAAADAGSDAPAEGLVEEAEVVVDEIEVEATPVDGPPVVDAPAQPADGGGTALGAELEALRKDLDERTRDLQRVTAEYANYRKRVDRDKGLVTEQATGAVLAALLPILDDLDRAREHGDLVGPFGTVAEQLTTALGKFGLTAFGEQGDPFDPTRHEAVAHQTSADVTEPTCVQVMRRGYQVGERLLRPAMVAVADPE from the coding sequence ATGACGGAGAAGCCACGAGCCGCCGACCCGGGTGCGACCGGGTCGACGCCGGGTGGCTCCGCGCCCGCCGAGCAGGCCGGCGACGGGCCGCGGGTCGTCATCCGCAACAACCGCAAGATCAGCGAGACCAGCGAGCCGGACGCGGCCGCCGCCGACGCCGGGTCGGACGCCCCGGCCGAGGGGCTGGTCGAGGAGGCCGAGGTCGTGGTCGACGAGATCGAGGTCGAGGCCACCCCGGTGGACGGCCCGCCGGTGGTGGACGCCCCGGCCCAGCCGGCCGACGGCGGCGGGACCGCGCTCGGCGCCGAACTGGAGGCGCTGCGCAAGGATCTCGACGAGCGGACCCGGGACCTGCAGCGGGTGACGGCGGAGTACGCCAACTACCGCAAGCGGGTCGACCGGGACAAGGGCCTGGTCACCGAGCAGGCGACCGGTGCCGTGCTCGCCGCGCTGCTGCCGATCCTGGACGACCTGGACCGGGCCCGCGAGCACGGCGACCTGGTCGGGCCGTTCGGCACGGTGGCGGAGCAGCTCACCACGGCGCTCGGCAAGTTCGGGCTGACGGCGTTCGGCGAGCAGGGCGACCCGTTCGACCCGACCCGGCACGAGGCGGTGGCCCACCAGACCTCGGCCGACGTCACCGAGCCGACCTGCGTGCAGGTGATGCGCCGGGGCTACCAGGTCGGTGAGCGGCTGCTGCGACCGGCGATGGTCGCGGTCGCCGACCCGGAGTAG
- the dnaJ gene encoding molecular chaperone DnaJ, with product MSSKDWIEKDFYAVLGVDKAASADDIKKAYRKLARDSHPDHNPGDPKAEERFKAASEAYAVLGDDAKRREYDELRSLFGSGAFRRNARGAGQPGGMPFDVSDLFGGAAGGGGDRRFGGAGFQDLFSSIFSGGGAGGGAAPRGPARGRDVEAEVALDFDDAVRGVTLPLTLRAPGVCDTCHGNGAKPGTQPRTCQVCHGAGVTTRNQGSFSFSEPCRNCQGVGTVVEEKCPECQGTGGVTKTRTLNVRFPAGVADGQKIRLAGRGEPGARGGPAGDLFVHVKVRPDELFGRTGDDLTLTVPITFAEAVLGTDLRVPTLDGAVTLRVPPGTPSGRVLRARGKGVVRRDGRAGDLLVTLDVVVPARLSDEARTALETFAAQTPPAAREHLDARVRRFS from the coding sequence GTGAGTTCCAAGGACTGGATCGAGAAGGACTTCTACGCCGTGCTGGGCGTGGACAAGGCCGCCTCCGCCGACGACATCAAGAAGGCGTACCGGAAGCTGGCCCGGGATTCGCACCCGGACCACAACCCCGGTGACCCGAAGGCCGAGGAGCGCTTCAAGGCCGCCTCGGAGGCGTACGCGGTGCTCGGCGACGACGCCAAGCGCCGCGAGTACGACGAGTTGCGTTCCCTGTTCGGCTCGGGCGCGTTCCGGCGCAACGCCCGTGGCGCCGGCCAGCCCGGTGGCATGCCGTTCGACGTCTCCGACCTGTTCGGGGGCGCGGCCGGCGGGGGCGGCGACCGCCGCTTCGGCGGGGCCGGCTTCCAGGACCTGTTCAGTTCGATCTTCTCCGGTGGCGGCGCCGGCGGCGGGGCGGCGCCCCGTGGCCCGGCCCGGGGCCGGGACGTCGAGGCCGAGGTGGCCCTCGACTTCGACGACGCCGTACGCGGGGTGACCCTCCCGCTGACGCTGCGCGCCCCCGGCGTCTGCGACACCTGCCACGGCAACGGGGCCAAGCCCGGCACCCAGCCGCGCACCTGCCAGGTGTGCCACGGCGCCGGGGTCACCACCCGCAACCAGGGGTCGTTCAGCTTCTCCGAGCCGTGCCGCAACTGTCAGGGCGTCGGCACGGTCGTCGAGGAGAAGTGCCCCGAGTGCCAGGGCACCGGCGGGGTCACCAAGACCCGCACGCTGAACGTCCGCTTCCCGGCCGGGGTGGCCGACGGCCAGAAGATCCGGCTGGCCGGGCGGGGCGAGCCCGGCGCGCGAGGCGGCCCGGCAGGCGACCTGTTCGTGCACGTGAAGGTGCGGCCGGACGAGCTGTTCGGGCGTACGGGCGACGACCTCACGCTGACCGTGCCGATCACGTTCGCGGAGGCGGTGCTCGGCACGGACCTGCGGGTGCCCACCCTCGACGGCGCGGTGACCCTGCGGGTGCCGCCGGGCACGCCGAGCGGTCGGGTCCTGCGGGCCCGGGGCAAGGGGGTGGTCCGCCGGGACGGGCGGGCGGGCGACCTGCTGGTGACGCTCGACGTGGTGGTGCCCGCACGGCTGTCCGACGAGGCGCGTACGGCGTTGGAGACCTTCGCCGCGCAGACCCCGCCGGCCGCCCGGGAACATCTCGACGCGCGGGTACGTCGATTCAGTTGA